Proteins from a genomic interval of Clostridium sp. 'deep sea':
- a CDS encoding GAF domain-containing protein encodes MEQIKKVKTKSKNELYNNINNILKGMIENESDWLASLSNAAALLGMMLNEINWAGLYLYKNSELILGPFWGKPACTHIKIGDGVCGTAANNRKTLIVKNVLEFEDHIACDVDTLSEIVVPIIKDGELKGVLDIDSPILERFNEEDLIGLENFVSLLVKYVDWSAIV; translated from the coding sequence ATGGAACAGATTAAAAAGGTCAAAACTAAAAGCAAAAATGAGTTATATAATAATATCAATAATATCTTAAAAGGTATGATTGAGAATGAATCAGATTGGTTAGCAAGTTTAAGTAATGCTGCAGCATTATTAGGCATGATGTTAAACGAAATAAATTGGGCTGGATTATATTTATATAAGAACAGTGAATTAATATTAGGTCCATTTTGGGGAAAACCAGCCTGTACTCATATCAAGATTGGAGATGGGGTATGTGGAACCGCTGCTAATAATAGGAAGACTTTAATAGTAAAAAATGTATTAGAGTTTGAAGACCATATTGCCTGTGATGTAGATACTTTATCTGAGATAGTTGTGCCTATCATTAAAGATGGTGAACTAAAGGGTGTTTTAGATATTGATAGTCCAATCTTGGAACGATTTAATGAAGAAGATTTAATTGGTTTAGAGAACTTTGTAAGTTTACTAGTGAAATATGTTGATTGGTCTGCAATTGTTTAG